One Rhodococcus sp. P1Y DNA window includes the following coding sequences:
- a CDS encoding class I SAM-dependent methyltransferase — MSNIAPNSPTDTAVVLIDGLRAMRRGAEALAGLPPESYAEHHATFEMLSDQRGLIATHFADRLARMGNGPLSVLSVGCGDGSLDARLAAGLVQRVPRRPVRYVGIDPWIGSAELFTARMAALEATELDARAYVASFDDAPIDEAFDVVTFVHSMYYVADLRATLRAALGLLRPGGQLWVAIAPTAALNALVEVLAPPLQGHRQWFSADVEKAFVDAAIDLDDTVTLDALVDLSAASTEVLDFAVQARLTPELREPVRAYLAAVSVPGADGRLRVPHPVDVFSATRR; from the coding sequence ATGTCCAACATAGCTCCGAATTCGCCGACCGACACTGCCGTCGTGCTCATCGATGGATTGCGGGCGATGCGGCGCGGGGCCGAGGCACTGGCGGGCCTGCCGCCCGAGTCCTACGCCGAGCACCACGCCACCTTCGAGATGCTCTCCGATCAGCGCGGTCTGATCGCCACGCACTTCGCAGATCGGCTGGCCAGGATGGGGAACGGGCCGCTCTCGGTACTGTCGGTGGGTTGCGGAGACGGCTCGCTCGATGCCCGGCTCGCAGCGGGTCTGGTGCAGCGGGTCCCGCGCCGCCCGGTTCGGTACGTCGGCATCGACCCCTGGATCGGCAGCGCCGAGCTCTTCACGGCCAGGATGGCGGCGCTCGAGGCCACCGAACTCGACGCTCGCGCATACGTCGCGTCGTTCGACGACGCACCCATCGACGAGGCTTTCGACGTCGTGACGTTCGTGCACTCGATGTACTACGTCGCAGACTTACGAGCAACGCTGCGTGCCGCGCTCGGCCTGCTACGACCCGGAGGTCAGCTGTGGGTGGCGATTGCGCCGACCGCCGCGCTCAACGCGCTCGTCGAAGTCCTTGCCCCTCCGCTGCAGGGCCATCGGCAATGGTTCAGCGCCGACGTGGAAAAAGCGTTCGTCGACGCTGCGATCGACCTCGACGACACGGTCACTCTCGATGCGCTGGTCGACCTCTCCGCCGCGAGCACCGAAGTGCTGGACTTCGCGGTGCAGGCCCGGCTGACCCCCGAGCTGCGCGAGCCAGTGCGGGCCTACCTCGCAGCCGTGTCGGTGCCCGGTGCCGACGGCCGCCTTCGAGTCCCGCACCCGGTGGACGTATTCAGCGCGACTCGTCGCTGA
- a CDS encoding alpha/beta hydrolase has product MAIALDSEVEAALHSAVAAAGVPIATERGDVATLRAVVDATLAIDHGALPDSTSVSRADFVVEADDGCAVAIRWYLPDNRVSSSAVVYAHGGGMISGSLELYDKVVAHYAQLTGVAFLSVDYRLAPEVTGDTPVKDVYAALTWLVLEADNLGVDPEHIAIMGDSAGAGLAAGAAILARDNGIALARQILIYPMLDCRTLVPDPHLSATATWTYDDNYTGWNALLPEGVQVSSLSSPSQLDDFSDLAPTFIDVGDLDIFRDECIDYALRLLRAGVSCELHVRTGAPHAFEWIAPDAAMSRRSTEDRLRVIEAV; this is encoded by the coding sequence ATGGCTATTGCGCTCGACAGTGAGGTGGAGGCGGCGCTGCACTCCGCCGTCGCCGCGGCGGGCGTTCCGATCGCAACCGAGCGAGGCGATGTCGCGACGCTGCGCGCTGTCGTCGACGCCACGCTCGCCATCGACCACGGCGCACTTCCGGACAGCACTTCTGTGAGCAGAGCGGATTTCGTGGTCGAAGCGGACGACGGATGCGCTGTCGCCATTCGCTGGTACCTGCCGGACAACAGGGTGAGCAGCAGTGCAGTCGTCTACGCGCACGGAGGTGGAATGATAAGCGGCTCGCTCGAACTGTACGACAAGGTCGTCGCTCATTATGCCCAGCTCACCGGCGTGGCCTTTCTCTCCGTCGACTATCGTCTCGCGCCGGAGGTGACCGGCGATACTCCTGTGAAAGATGTCTACGCCGCGCTCACCTGGCTGGTGCTCGAGGCAGACAATCTAGGAGTCGACCCCGAACACATCGCGATCATGGGCGACAGCGCCGGAGCCGGTCTGGCGGCGGGGGCCGCAATCCTCGCACGGGACAACGGCATTGCGTTGGCTCGACAAATCCTGATCTATCCCATGCTCGATTGTCGCACTCTCGTACCGGATCCTCATTTGAGCGCGACCGCGACATGGACGTACGACGACAACTACACCGGATGGAACGCGTTGCTACCCGAGGGAGTACAGGTGTCGTCGCTCTCCTCTCCCTCGCAGCTCGACGACTTCTCGGATTTGGCGCCGACGTTCATCGACGTCGGAGACCTCGACATCTTTCGGGACGAATGCATCGACTACGCGCTGCGCTTACTTCGTGCCGGAGTGTCGTGCGAACTGCACGTGAGAACGGGTGCCCCGCACGCCTTCGAGTGGATCGCGCCCGACGCGGCGATGAGTCGTCGGTCCACCGAAGATCGTCTGCGTGTCATCGAGGCGGTCTGA
- a CDS encoding APC family permease, translating to MTSTASGPVDPTSTVSAKGLATGTVGTISGAILGISSVAPGCTLTASIGLIVAAVGLKMPAIFIAGFIPMFLTAYAYRELNSASPDCGASFTWSTKAFGPYVGWMCGWGMVIATIIVLSNLAAIGVQFFYLFIANLFESPSIADLPGNKLVNVGTTLVFLGIATWVASRGITTSEKLQVALVGFQMILLAVFAVVALVEVGAGDSPAGLTFDLDWFDPFTGVTAGAFVIGLTGSIFAFWGWDTCLTLGEESKDPKRTPGRAGLLCVLTVLLTYLLVSVAAMMYAGVGDTGLGLGNPDNSENVFGALADPVLGKWGGLMLFLAVFVSSVASLQTTFLPAARTMLAMGVYGAFPKKFAEVSPRFLVPSYATLVAGVVTAVFYTVVTFLSERILIDTIAALGIMICWYYGITAFACIWYFRGELFDSVRNTFFRFVFPLIGGLILLAVFVFSLDESMDPDNASGASIGGIGLVFFLGFGVLLFGAVLMIVMRFRSPAFFHGKTLDRDTTALRHEGDLSDLQPPTTLDSHRAD from the coding sequence ATGACGAGCACTGCAAGCGGGCCGGTCGATCCGACGAGTACCGTGAGCGCCAAAGGCCTTGCTACAGGCACTGTCGGCACTATTTCCGGAGCTATTCTGGGGATTTCGTCGGTGGCGCCGGGGTGCACCCTGACCGCCAGTATCGGGCTGATCGTGGCGGCCGTTGGCCTGAAGATGCCCGCTATATTCATCGCGGGTTTCATTCCGATGTTCCTCACCGCGTATGCGTACCGCGAACTGAATTCGGCGTCACCGGACTGCGGCGCGTCGTTCACCTGGTCGACGAAGGCGTTCGGGCCGTACGTCGGGTGGATGTGTGGGTGGGGCATGGTGATCGCCACGATCATCGTGTTGTCCAACCTTGCTGCGATCGGCGTCCAGTTCTTCTACTTGTTCATTGCAAATCTGTTCGAAAGTCCATCCATTGCAGACCTTCCCGGCAACAAACTGGTCAACGTCGGCACTACGTTAGTGTTTCTCGGTATCGCGACGTGGGTCGCCAGTCGAGGAATCACGACAAGCGAGAAGTTGCAGGTCGCACTCGTCGGTTTTCAGATGATTCTGCTTGCCGTCTTCGCCGTAGTTGCCCTCGTCGAAGTCGGCGCGGGCGACTCCCCGGCCGGACTGACCTTCGATCTCGATTGGTTCGATCCGTTCACCGGAGTGACTGCCGGTGCATTCGTGATCGGTCTGACGGGGTCGATCTTCGCCTTCTGGGGTTGGGACACCTGCCTGACGCTGGGCGAGGAATCCAAGGACCCGAAGAGAACGCCCGGCCGCGCTGGACTGCTCTGTGTATTGACGGTTCTCCTCACGTACTTGCTCGTGTCGGTCGCCGCGATGATGTACGCGGGAGTGGGCGACACCGGCCTCGGACTCGGAAACCCCGACAACTCGGAGAACGTGTTCGGCGCGCTTGCCGACCCGGTTCTCGGTAAGTGGGGCGGGCTGATGCTGTTCCTCGCCGTGTTCGTTTCCTCGGTGGCAAGCCTGCAAACCACGTTCCTCCCCGCAGCGCGCACGATGCTCGCTATGGGTGTGTACGGCGCGTTCCCGAAAAAGTTCGCAGAGGTGTCCCCCCGTTTTCTCGTGCCGTCGTACGCCACACTCGTTGCAGGTGTCGTGACCGCAGTGTTCTACACCGTGGTGACCTTCCTCTCCGAACGAATACTGATCGATACCATTGCGGCGCTGGGCATCATGATCTGCTGGTACTACGGCATCACGGCGTTCGCCTGCATCTGGTATTTCCGCGGTGAACTGTTCGACAGCGTGCGCAACACATTCTTCCGTTTCGTGTTCCCCCTGATAGGCGGTCTGATACTCCTTGCCGTATTCGTCTTCTCCTTGGACGAAAGCATGGACCCGGACAATGCCAGCGGAGCGTCCATCGGCGGGATCGGATTGGTGTTCTTCCTGGGATTCGGCGTGCTGCTCTTCGGCGCTGTCCTGATGATCGTGATGAGATTCCGCAGTCCGGCGTTCTTCCACGGCAAAACGCTGGATCGGGACACCACGGCTCTACGGCACGAGGGCGACCTCTCCGATCTGCAACCACCGACGACGCTGGACTCGCACCGAGCCGACTGA
- a CDS encoding NAD-glutamate dehydrogenase domain-containing protein, producing MPNATTVTARKMQFDGRNSCIITWPEGEPSLAELTESFADLGLRPLTHRPLPPAGGSSGSMHMFTFEPVSFPDTALTKLAAAFDAKAAGETQLDIYSRLIATADVGWREAALIRALCRFLLQADIGFSENYIVDTLEQQPAFVAGLIALFASRFDPITVDRDRTTAAALTAVDTHVDEARTLDQDRILRALRSFVLATLRTNWYQRDDLGRVKPWASFKLDSRLLTATGPVVPFREIYVHARHVEGVHLRSSLVARGGLRWSDRPEDFRTEALSLMKTQSVKNAPIVPGGAKGAFVTIGPGEDRDTAAVRAYSTFVRGILDVTDNIVDGQIVRPPNTIAYDDEDAYLVVAADKGTASFSDTANAIAREYRYWLGDAFASGGSVGYDHKAMGITARGAWVAVRRHFLERDLDVDTDEFDVVGIGDMSGDVFGNGMLLSRSIKLVAAFDHRHIFIDPLPNAERSFVERRRLFDLPRSTWSDYDRELISEGGGVWPRTAKSITLSGPARAALGIDDTTLTPHDLIKAILCAPVDLLWNGGVGTYVRASDESNADAADPANDAVRVAAAALRTTVVGEGGNLGFTQRARIEYATRGGRINADFIDNAAGVATSDLEVNLKISLGTVANDERDTLLSSVTDEVAEAVLRSSRDQTLAISVAERRAPSLLDQHDRLIEDLCATGVLDRHSEVLPDETTLAARAAAGLGLVRPEVAVLVAQSKNILASELLASSVPENVIFSGRLAEYFPESVRNAAGDSLVQHRLGREIAATSIADELVNRLGPGVFYRLEERLGVKSPLGALAYGLVCAVLPTDQLRDDILASGLPASDMLDSMVKLQQLIESEMVWVLRRPGVTRRLAIDSSADIARWRPPVTVLAASDSVQGRIESLFGALGLADAAIQGNTSVELVSKVHHDLARRLDLTSLLVGTGDTASTSHWDMMGCASVHARIGDTFSELVGQVLDNFSDSPEPVSMWLTENSDRASRFTASMSRSRRGGTVDLAHMCAVEAELELLVR from the coding sequence ATGCCGAACGCGACCACGGTCACTGCCCGAAAAATGCAGTTCGACGGCCGGAATTCATGCATCATCACGTGGCCTGAGGGCGAGCCTTCGCTGGCCGAACTCACCGAGAGCTTCGCGGATCTGGGCCTGCGGCCTCTGACACACCGGCCGTTGCCACCCGCCGGCGGGTCCTCCGGATCGATGCACATGTTCACCTTCGAACCTGTTTCCTTCCCCGATACGGCGTTGACGAAGCTGGCGGCGGCGTTCGACGCGAAGGCTGCAGGCGAGACACAGCTCGACATCTACTCCCGCCTCATCGCGACCGCAGACGTCGGCTGGCGAGAAGCCGCGCTGATCCGTGCGTTGTGCCGCTTCCTGCTCCAGGCCGACATCGGTTTCTCCGAGAACTACATCGTCGATACCCTCGAGCAGCAGCCCGCGTTCGTCGCCGGCCTCATCGCTCTGTTCGCCTCAAGGTTCGATCCGATCACCGTCGACCGAGACCGGACCACGGCTGCCGCGCTCACCGCAGTGGACACGCACGTGGACGAAGCACGAACACTCGATCAGGATCGAATCCTGCGCGCCCTCAGATCTTTTGTCCTCGCCACGCTGCGCACCAACTGGTATCAGCGCGACGACCTCGGGCGCGTCAAACCGTGGGCATCCTTCAAACTGGATTCGAGACTGCTCACCGCGACAGGGCCAGTCGTGCCGTTCCGCGAGATATACGTCCATGCCCGCCACGTCGAGGGTGTGCACTTGCGCAGCTCCCTCGTTGCTCGCGGCGGCCTTCGATGGTCGGACCGCCCCGAGGATTTCCGTACCGAGGCGCTGAGCCTGATGAAGACTCAGAGCGTCAAGAATGCGCCGATCGTCCCGGGCGGGGCCAAGGGCGCATTCGTGACGATCGGACCCGGGGAGGATCGCGACACTGCCGCCGTCCGAGCGTATTCGACATTCGTACGAGGGATTCTGGACGTCACCGACAACATCGTCGACGGGCAAATTGTACGGCCCCCGAACACGATCGCATACGACGACGAGGACGCGTACCTCGTAGTGGCCGCAGACAAAGGCACCGCAAGTTTCTCCGACACTGCGAACGCCATTGCGCGTGAATATCGATACTGGCTCGGTGACGCCTTCGCATCGGGAGGATCCGTCGGCTACGACCACAAAGCCATGGGCATCACTGCTCGGGGAGCCTGGGTGGCCGTGCGGCGACACTTCCTCGAACGAGATCTCGACGTCGACACGGACGAATTCGACGTCGTCGGCATCGGAGACATGTCCGGAGACGTGTTCGGGAACGGAATGCTGTTGTCTCGCAGCATCAAGCTCGTTGCGGCGTTCGATCATCGCCACATCTTCATCGATCCGTTGCCGAATGCCGAACGCTCGTTCGTCGAGCGCAGAAGACTCTTCGACCTGCCACGATCGACCTGGTCCGATTACGACCGAGAATTGATTTCGGAGGGCGGCGGCGTCTGGCCCCGTACCGCCAAATCGATCACACTGTCCGGTCCCGCTCGCGCGGCATTGGGGATCGACGACACGACGCTGACTCCTCACGACTTGATCAAAGCCATTCTGTGTGCGCCGGTGGACCTACTGTGGAACGGTGGCGTCGGCACTTACGTCCGAGCCTCCGACGAGAGCAACGCCGACGCAGCCGATCCGGCGAACGATGCTGTGCGAGTAGCTGCAGCCGCGCTGCGTACAACGGTCGTCGGCGAGGGCGGCAATCTCGGCTTCACTCAACGGGCACGTATCGAATATGCAACGCGCGGCGGTCGAATCAACGCGGACTTCATCGACAACGCGGCGGGCGTTGCCACCTCGGATCTCGAAGTCAATCTCAAGATCTCGCTCGGCACCGTAGCGAACGACGAGCGGGACACGCTACTGTCCTCCGTCACCGACGAGGTCGCCGAAGCGGTGCTGCGCTCGAGCCGCGACCAAACTCTGGCGATCAGCGTGGCCGAGCGTCGCGCACCATCGCTACTCGACCAGCACGACCGCCTCATCGAAGACCTCTGCGCCACTGGAGTTCTGGACCGACACTCGGAGGTACTCCCGGACGAGACGACACTCGCCGCGCGGGCCGCGGCCGGTCTGGGACTGGTGCGGCCGGAAGTTGCGGTCCTGGTGGCACAGTCGAAGAACATACTGGCATCCGAGCTACTCGCATCCAGCGTTCCCGAGAACGTGATCTTCTCCGGACGGCTGGCGGAGTACTTCCCGGAATCGGTTCGAAATGCCGCCGGCGACAGCCTCGTCCAGCATCGACTCGGTCGTGAGATCGCGGCCACGTCCATCGCAGACGAGCTCGTGAACCGTCTCGGTCCCGGAGTGTTCTACAGATTGGAGGAGAGACTCGGGGTCAAGAGTCCGCTCGGAGCGCTTGCCTACGGCCTGGTGTGCGCCGTGCTACCGACGGACCAGCTTCGCGACGACATCCTCGCTTCCGGGCTTCCTGCGTCGGACATGTTGGACTCGATGGTCAAACTTCAGCAGCTCATCGAGTCCGAAATGGTGTGGGTATTGCGGCGTCCCGGCGTGACGAGGCGGCTCGCCATCGATTCGAGCGCAGATATTGCCCGTTGGCGGCCGCCGGTGACCGTTCTCGCCGCATCCGATTCGGTTCAGGGCAGAATCGAGTCACTGTTCGGTGCGCTCGGACTGGCGGACGCCGCGATCCAGGGAAACACGTCGGTGGAACTCGTGTCGAAAGTTCACCACGATCTGGCGCGCCGTCTCGATCTCACGTCCCTCCTCGTAGGCACCGGCGACACCGCGTCCACGTCGCATTGGGACATGATGGGCTGCGCATCGGTTCACGCACGCATCGGCGATACGTTCTCGGAGCTGGTCGGCCAGGTGTTGGACAACTTCTCCGATTCCCCGGAGCCCGTATCGATGTGGCTGACCGAAAACTCCGACAGAGCATCTCGTTTCACCGCATCGATGTCTCGATCGAGGCGAGGCGGCACCGTCGATTTAGCGCACATGTGTGCCGTCGAGGCGGAGCTGGAACTGCTCGTGCGCTGA
- a CDS encoding aminotransferase — translation MADRVFDFFAQPELPTPTLDVDEVRQLMYETFGLTCAVTELGSQQDQNFVVRDLDSSAPVGVLKLSNPVFSESEIELQDLAARIVAEREPTLRTPQVVAGPRGPMSAWWDTSQGRIHGRMIEFISGTTLMGSSYLSPATVARMGELAGKVSVALSEVDHPASGRVLQWDLRYADRVIATLLPDEPDVDVSRFIAAATESAGRQLNTVASALPRQLGHFDITDDNVLAATTPGSLPDAVIDFGDVSESWAVNEIAVTVSSLLHHDGFTPVDAMPAIRAFHSARPLSEGEIDALWPLVVLRGVVLVLSGRQQVRLDAGNSYADAALDREFRILRQAVSVPCAVMTETIRCALGFAPRSRPTWRGTPLIGGVADAVTIDASTTSTINDEGCWLDQQTLEDAAFTALDAGAPAVVVPAWSARLTGAPSRTPAEPATVSTALTLWLAQDTALDLPADGVITQDDNGITVMSGEDLIHFVGMPVSANTVVLPGRTPIDIQLTRAGSEAVPLRVEPSYARGWFVLAGDPAPILGLPATIVDADDDTLERRERLLAEVQEHYYADPPRIERGWREYLVDVDGRVYLDMVNNVASVGHAHPKVVAAAHRQMHLLNTNSRFNYRAITEFAERITATLPDELDTVFFVNSGSEATDLAIRIAMAATGRTDIVAMREAYHGWTFASDAVSTSIADNPNALATRPDWVHTVDAANSYRGLHRGDDAARYAPEAVQFIDDLAAAGTLPAGFICESYFGNAGGVALPDGYLQQVYAAIRKHGGVTISDEVQVGYGRLGEWFWGFEQQKAIPDVVAVAKSIGSGQPVGVVVTTRKIADRYRTGGYFFSSTGGSPVSSMIGLAVLDVIQQEGLQENAREVGGHLKSRLQALATEHPIVGTVHGSGLYLGLEFIRDHTTLEPATEETEAICNRLLELGVVMQPTGDFQNVLKIKPPLCVSKDSVDYFVDSLDRVLTTGW, via the coding sequence ATGGCTGACAGAGTGTTCGACTTCTTCGCGCAGCCCGAGCTGCCCACCCCGACACTCGACGTCGACGAGGTTCGGCAACTGATGTACGAGACCTTCGGGCTGACGTGCGCTGTTACCGAACTCGGCAGCCAGCAGGATCAGAACTTCGTGGTCCGGGACCTCGACAGTTCCGCACCGGTCGGCGTCCTCAAACTCAGTAACCCTGTCTTCAGCGAGTCCGAGATCGAACTGCAGGATCTTGCCGCTCGAATCGTTGCCGAACGGGAGCCGACGTTGCGGACTCCGCAGGTGGTCGCCGGTCCCCGCGGACCGATGTCTGCGTGGTGGGACACCTCCCAGGGACGCATCCACGGCCGCATGATCGAATTCATCTCGGGCACAACACTGATGGGTTCGAGCTACCTATCCCCCGCGACGGTGGCACGAATGGGCGAGCTCGCCGGCAAGGTGAGCGTGGCACTCTCCGAGGTCGACCACCCCGCTTCGGGCCGGGTGCTGCAATGGGACCTGCGCTACGCGGACCGCGTCATCGCCACGCTACTGCCCGACGAGCCGGACGTCGACGTCAGCCGCTTCATCGCTGCCGCCACGGAGTCGGCCGGCCGACAGTTGAATACGGTCGCGTCGGCTCTGCCTCGTCAGCTCGGCCACTTCGACATCACCGACGACAACGTTCTCGCGGCGACTACACCCGGGTCGCTACCCGACGCCGTCATCGATTTCGGCGACGTCAGCGAGTCGTGGGCGGTCAACGAGATCGCGGTGACCGTCTCCTCGTTGCTGCACCACGACGGTTTCACTCCGGTCGATGCCATGCCCGCCATCCGTGCGTTCCATTCGGCACGTCCGCTGAGCGAGGGCGAGATCGACGCACTCTGGCCGCTCGTCGTCCTCCGCGGAGTAGTCCTGGTCCTCAGCGGTCGTCAGCAAGTTCGGCTCGACGCCGGCAATTCGTACGCCGACGCCGCACTTGACCGCGAATTTCGGATCCTCCGCCAGGCAGTGTCGGTGCCCTGTGCCGTCATGACCGAAACCATTCGGTGCGCACTGGGTTTCGCTCCTCGATCACGGCCGACATGGCGAGGAACGCCCTTGATCGGCGGTGTGGCCGACGCGGTGACCATCGACGCGAGTACCACCTCGACTATCAACGACGAGGGGTGCTGGCTGGACCAGCAGACCCTCGAGGACGCTGCATTCACGGCTCTGGACGCGGGCGCTCCCGCCGTGGTGGTACCGGCGTGGTCCGCTCGACTGACCGGTGCCCCCAGCCGTACTCCCGCCGAACCTGCCACCGTCTCCACCGCCCTGACGCTCTGGCTCGCCCAGGACACCGCTCTCGACTTGCCTGCGGACGGGGTGATCACTCAGGACGACAACGGCATCACCGTCATGTCGGGGGAAGACCTCATCCACTTCGTCGGCATGCCCGTCTCGGCGAATACCGTTGTGCTGCCTGGACGTACACCGATCGACATTCAGCTCACGCGAGCGGGGTCGGAGGCAGTGCCACTGCGCGTGGAACCGTCGTACGCCCGTGGTTGGTTCGTACTCGCCGGTGACCCTGCGCCGATTCTCGGGCTGCCTGCAACGATCGTCGACGCAGACGACGACACTCTGGAGCGCCGCGAACGGCTGCTAGCAGAGGTGCAGGAGCACTACTACGCGGATCCACCACGCATCGAGCGGGGTTGGCGTGAGTACCTCGTAGATGTCGATGGTCGGGTCTACCTCGACATGGTCAACAATGTCGCGTCCGTCGGCCATGCCCACCCGAAGGTGGTGGCGGCCGCCCATCGACAGATGCACCTGCTCAACACCAACTCGCGCTTCAATTATCGCGCGATCACCGAGTTCGCGGAACGAATCACTGCGACACTTCCCGACGAACTCGACACCGTGTTCTTCGTGAACTCCGGTTCGGAGGCAACCGATCTGGCCATCCGAATCGCGATGGCCGCGACCGGACGGACCGATATCGTGGCCATGAGGGAGGCCTACCACGGGTGGACCTTCGCCAGCGACGCCGTGTCGACCTCGATAGCCGACAACCCCAATGCCCTGGCCACCCGACCGGACTGGGTACATACCGTCGACGCAGCGAACTCGTACCGCGGACTGCACCGAGGTGATGACGCCGCCCGATACGCCCCCGAGGCCGTGCAGTTCATCGACGATCTGGCCGCGGCAGGAACGCTGCCCGCCGGGTTCATCTGCGAGTCCTATTTCGGTAATGCCGGAGGTGTCGCGCTTCCCGACGGCTACCTTCAGCAGGTGTACGCCGCGATCCGCAAGCACGGAGGCGTCACGATCTCCGATGAAGTGCAGGTGGGGTACGGCCGACTCGGCGAATGGTTCTGGGGGTTCGAGCAGCAGAAGGCCATTCCCGACGTTGTGGCAGTTGCGAAATCCATCGGTAGCGGCCAACCCGTCGGCGTCGTCGTCACGACCAGAAAGATCGCCGATCGCTACCGCACCGGCGGCTACTTCTTCTCGTCCACGGGCGGGTCCCCGGTGTCGTCGATGATCGGCCTCGCCGTGCTCGACGTAATCCAACAGGAAGGCCTGCAGGAGAACGCCCGCGAGGTGGGCGGCCACCTGAAGTCTCGACTACAGGCGCTCGCTACCGAGCACCCCATCGTGGGCACGGTGCACGGCTCGGGTCTGTATCTGGGACTCGAGTTCATCCGCGACCACACCACACTCGAACCCGCCACCGAGGAAACCGAGGCCATCTGCAATCGGCTGCTCGAATTGGGAGTCGTCATGCAACCCACCGGTGACTTCCAGAACGTGCTCAAGATCAAACCACCGCTGTGTGTTTCGAAGGATTCGGTCGACTACTTCGTCGACTCGTTGGACAGAGTCCTGACGACCGGTTGGTGA
- a CDS encoding amidohydrolase — protein MTTDTVRTALVHARIISSSGSLEAVADGAIEEADCVVIEGDRIAEVHSVDAARNPTADLTMDLEGRFVVPGFVDSHVHLLWLGAGLSSVALTDAGELTEIQQRLRDARRALGADATMLRGRGWLFDAVDGEPTAAMIDEAVSDIPVFLDSNDMHSIWVNSAALKAMGLDASTADPAGGRLSRLPDGSPAGMLYERAAHDLGWAYLSSVTSDQDREGHIGRALETFAAAGVTSVVDMGMDEDGWRALLGYAKRLGGRLPVRVSAHWLVVDAGDRAANLAQVERVLKLCGDPTPWLELVGIKLVLDGVIDACTAAMSYPYADGSNGDLLWSPEALLPVLVAADAARLRLAIHAIGDLASDMALDVLEEVIRVNPQWDRRPRLEHLEVVSDLTPARMARLGITASVQPVHSDPAIQPNWRAQLGDDRVERGYPWTEFTAAGARLAFGTDAPTAPHEALTNLYIATTRRSATDHSLPPNEPRFTVSVDAALRHATFDSAASFDADLRIGRVRSGMFADLVVLDGDFLGGNLLQVSVVRTIVGGVTVFEKEQIETHG, from the coding sequence ATGACTACCGACACCGTACGAACCGCACTGGTGCACGCCAGGATCATCAGTTCCTCCGGTTCCCTGGAGGCAGTGGCCGACGGCGCAATCGAGGAAGCGGACTGCGTAGTGATCGAGGGTGACCGTATCGCCGAGGTGCACTCGGTCGACGCTGCGCGCAATCCGACCGCCGATCTCACGATGGATCTCGAAGGACGGTTCGTCGTCCCCGGATTCGTCGACTCGCACGTGCACCTGTTGTGGCTCGGCGCTGGGCTGAGCAGCGTCGCCCTTACCGACGCAGGCGAGCTCACAGAGATTCAGCAGCGCCTGCGAGACGCACGAAGGGCACTAGGCGCCGACGCGACCATGCTGCGCGGCCGAGGATGGCTTTTCGACGCCGTCGACGGTGAACCCACCGCAGCCATGATCGACGAGGCGGTCTCCGACATCCCGGTCTTCCTCGACTCCAACGACATGCACTCGATCTGGGTCAACAGCGCGGCACTGAAGGCAATGGGGCTCGACGCGTCGACGGCGGATCCGGCCGGTGGTCGGCTGTCTCGTCTGCCGGACGGCTCTCCTGCCGGGATGCTCTACGAGCGGGCCGCTCACGACCTGGGCTGGGCGTACCTTTCCTCCGTCACTTCGGACCAGGATAGGGAGGGACACATTGGCCGTGCGCTCGAGACCTTCGCCGCCGCCGGCGTCACCTCGGTCGTCGACATGGGGATGGACGAAGACGGTTGGCGAGCCCTGCTCGGGTACGCGAAACGCCTCGGCGGACGTCTGCCCGTGCGCGTGTCAGCGCATTGGCTCGTTGTCGACGCAGGCGATCGAGCCGCCAATCTCGCTCAGGTGGAACGGGTTCTGAAGCTGTGCGGCGATCCGACGCCCTGGCTCGAACTCGTAGGCATCAAGCTCGTACTCGACGGCGTTATCGACGCGTGCACCGCCGCGATGTCCTACCCCTACGCCGATGGATCGAACGGTGATCTGCTGTGGAGTCCCGAGGCCCTTCTTCCCGTTCTCGTGGCCGCCGACGCTGCTCGACTGCGTCTGGCCATCCATGCGATCGGCGATCTGGCCAGTGACATGGCCCTTGACGTCCTCGAAGAGGTAATTCGAGTGAATCCGCAGTGGGACAGGCGACCACGGCTCGAACACCTGGAAGTCGTCAGCGATCTGACACCGGCCCGGATGGCGCGGCTGGGAATCACCGCATCGGTTCAGCCTGTGCACTCCGATCCCGCCATTCAACCGAACTGGCGCGCTCAACTGGGCGACGACCGGGTCGAGCGGGGTTACCCGTGGACCGAGTTCACTGCGGCAGGGGCTCGCCTGGCATTCGGAACCGATGCACCGACAGCACCCCATGAAGCGTTGACGAATCTCTACATCGCCACCACGCGACGCTCGGCCACCGACCACTCTCTGCCTCCGAACGAGCCGCGGTTCACCGTGTCTGTCGACGCCGCACTCCGCCACGCCACGTTCGATTCCGCGGCCTCGTTCGACGCCGATTTGCGGATCGGTCGGGTGCGATCGGGCATGTTCGCCGACCTCGTGGTGTTGGACGGCGACTTCCTCGGCGGCAATCTCCTACAAGTATCCGTGGTGCGCACCATCGTCGGCGGCGTCACCGTTTTCGAGAAAGAGCAGATCGAAACCCATGGCTGA